The Humulus lupulus chromosome 3, drHumLupu1.1, whole genome shotgun sequence genome window below encodes:
- the LOC133822422 gene encoding uncharacterized protein LOC133822422 — MRSSAPSYQEKIKEIGSMRFQELPCVQVVQKLKRLKWTFKELNNEHFGDLPAQVLQAMHHMHEIQHYLQSDPLNVEKINEEFDARDHYRGCQENYLAFLKQKAKANWLKEGDDNTKLFHQSLKQRKSHNTIYSIRDMHGNWVDPKDGVTEAFLSFYKDLLGTQMCNRKKMLRSVINMGPLVSKEHQQLLLQDYMPKAIKQAIISIPNQKAPSPEGYGSGFYKSNWVLIGAEVSKAVLSFLDSGQLLKEA; from the exons ATGAGGAGTTCTGCTCCGAGTTATCAAGAGAAAATTAAGGAAATTGGGTCTATGAGGTTTCAGGAACTTCCATGTGTTCAAGTGGTCCAGAAGCTTAAAAGGTTAAAATGGACCTTTAAAGAGCTGAATAATGAGCATTTTGGGGATCTTCCTGCTCAAGTTTTGCAAGCCATGCATCATATGCATGAGATTCAACATTATCTTCAATCAGATCCTTTGAATGTGGAGAAAATTAATGAAGAGTTTGATGCCCGTGATCATTATAGAGGATGCCAGGAAAATTACTTGGCTTTTTTAAAACAAAAGGCTAAGGCTAATTGGCTTAAGGAGGGTGATGACAATACAAAGCTTTTTCATCAAAGCTTGAAACAAAGAAAATCCCACAATACTATTTACTCCATTCGGGATATGCATGGGAATTGGGTGGACCCTAAGGATGGGGTAACTGAGGCATTTCTCTCCTTTTATAAAGACCTCTTAGGTACCCAAATGTGTAACAGAAAAAAGATGCTAAGATCTGTGATCAACATGGGGCCTCTAGTTTCTAAAGAGCATCAGCAGCTGCTCCTCCAAGATTACATGCCAAAAGCAATTAAGCAAGCCATCATTTCCATTCCAAATCAGAAGGCTCCGAGTCCGGAGGGTTATGGTAGCGGCTTCTATAAATCTAATTGGGTTCTTATTGGAGCTGAAGTTAGCAAGGCTGTTTTATCCTTTCTCGATTCGGGGCAATTGCTCAAAGAG GCCTAA